One part of the Prunus persica cultivar Lovell chromosome G5, Prunus_persica_NCBIv2, whole genome shotgun sequence genome encodes these proteins:
- the LOC18776692 gene encoding lon protease homolog 2, peroxisomal, which translates to MAESVELPGRLGILPFKNKVLLPGAIIRIRCTSPSSVKLVEQELWQREEKGLIGILPVRDAAEAASVGPVLSQGVGSESGERGSRVQVGTSDSHRLDGKNQQEVIHWHTRGVAARALHLSRGVEKPSGRVTYVVVLEGLCRFSVQELSTRGTYYTARISPLEMTKAEMEQVEQDPEFITLSRQFKATATELISVLEQKQKTGGRTKVLLETVPVHKLADIFVASFEISFEEQLCMLDSVDLKVRLSKATELVDRHLQSIHVAEKITQKVEGQLSKSQKEFLLRQQMRAIKEELGDNDDDEDDVVALERKMQSSGMPSNIWKHAQRELRRLKKMQPQQPGYNSSRVYLELLADLPWQKASEEYELDLRVAKERLDSDHYGLTKVKQRIIEYLAVRKLKPDARGPVLCFVGPPGVGKTSLASSIAAALGRKFIRISLGGVKDEADIRGHRRTYIGSMPGRLIDGVKRVAVCNPVMLLDEIDKTGSDVRGDPASALLEVLDPEQNKTFNDHYLNVPFDLSKVIFVATANRVQPIPPPLLDRMEVIELPGYTPEEKLKIAMHHLIPRVLDQHGLTSEFLKIPEAMVKLVIQGYTREAGVRNLERNLAALARAAAVRVAEQEPAVSPIKDVHSLASPLLENRLADGAEVEMEVIPMGVNNHEISSTFKIASPLTVDEDMLEKVLGPPRFDDKEAAERVATPGVSVGLVWTSVGGEVQFVEATAMGGKGELHLTGQLGDVIKESAQIALTWVRARARDLLLATADETNLLEGRDVHIHFPAGAVPKDGPSAGVTLVTALVSLFSQKRVRADTAMTGEMTLRGLVLPVGGIKDKVLAAHRCGIKRVILPERNLKDLIEVPSAVLSGLEIIVAKRMEDVLEQAFDGGCPWRQHSKL; encoded by the exons ATGGCGGAATCGGTGGAGCTTCCGGGTCGACTCGGTATCCTTCCTTTCAAAAACAAGGTCCTCTTACCAGGCGCTATCATTCGAATTCGCTGCACTTCACCCAGCAG TGTCAAATTGGTGGAGCAAGAGTTATGGCAGCGTGAAGAGAAGGGATTAATTGGTATTCTTCCCGTTCGAGATGCTGCTGAGGCGGCATCAGTGGGTCCTGTGTTGTCTCAAG gtgtgggaagtgaatcTGGAGAACGAGGCTCGAGAGTTCAAGTTGGTACATCTGATTCTCACAGGCTAGATGGAAAAAATCAGCAGGAAGTTATTCATTGGCATACCAG GGGAGTTGCTGCACGTGCTTTACATCTCTCAAGAGGAGTTGAGAAGCCGAGTGGGAGGGTTACATATGTAGTCGTCCTTGAAGGTTTGTGTAGATTCAGTGTCCAGGAACTTAGCACAAGAGGAACATATTATACTGCACGGATATCTCCTCTTGAAATGACAAAGGCTG AGATGGAGCAAGTGGAGCAAGATCCCGAGTTCATAACATTGTCTCGCCAGTTCAAGGCAACTGCTACAGAGCTGATTTCTGTTCTTGAGCAG AAACAAAAAACTGGAGGAAGAACAAAAGTTCTTCTGGAGACAGTTCCAGTTCACAAGTTGGCAGATATCTTTGTCGCCAGCTTTGAGATAAGTTTTGAGGAGCAACTGTGTATGCTGGACTCGGTTGATCTGAAAGTGAGACTTTCGAAAGCCACTGAGTTGGTTGACAGGCATTTGCAG TCCATACATGTAGCAGAGAAGATTACTCAAAAAGTTGAGGGTCAATTATCGAAATCACAGAAGGAATTTCTTTTGCGTCAGCAG ATGagagctataaaagaggagctTGGGgacaatgatgatgatgaagacgaTGTAGTTGCCCTGGAAAGAAAGATGCAAAGTTCAGGAATGCCTTCAAATATCTGGAAGCATGCACAGAGGGAGTTGAG GAGGCTGAAAAAGATGCAACCCCAGCAACCTGGATATAATAGTTCACGTGTTTACCTAGAGCTTCTTGCTGATCTTCCCTGGCAGAAGGCCAGTGAAGAGTATGAATTAGATTTAAGGGTTGCAAAAGAACGTCTGGACAGTGATCACTATGGATTAACTAAGGTCAAGCAGCGGATTATTGAATATCTGGCTGTTCGCAAG CTTAAGCCAGATGCCAGAGGCCCTGTGTTGTGCTTTGTTGGCCCACCAGGTGTTGGGAAAACATCTTTGGCATCATCTATTGCTGCTGCTTTGGGCAGAAAATTTATACGCATATCCCTTGGTGGCGTTAAGGATGAGGCTGATATTCGAGGGCATAGGAGGACATACATAGGAAGCATGCCGGGGAGACTCATTGATGGAGTAAAG AGAGTTGCTGTTTGCAATCCAGTCATGCTACTAGATGAAATTGATAAGACAGGTTCTGATGTACGTGGTGATCCAGCTTCAGCTCTACTGGAGGTTCTTGATccagaacaaaataaaacattcaaTGATCA CTATTTGAATGTTCCTTTCGACCTTTCAAAGGTGATTTTTGTGGCAACTGCAAATAGGGTGCAGCCTATTCCTCCACCACTCTTGGACAGGATGGAAGTTATCGAGCTGCCTGGATATACACCTGAAGAAAAGCTGAAGATAGCTATGCACCATCTAATTCCACGAGTTCTTGATCAACATGGTTTGACTTCTGAGTTTCTCAAAATTCCGGAG GCCATGGTGAAACTTGTCATTCAGGGGTACACTAGAGAAGCTGGTGTTCGGAATCTGGAGAGGAACTTGGCTGCTTTGGCTCGTGCAGCAGCTGTAAGAGTTGCAGAGCAAGAACCAGCTGTCTCTCCTATCAAAGATGTGCACTCGCTTGCTTCACCACTTCTTGAAAACAGACTTGCTGATGGAGCTGAAGTGGAAATGGAGGTTATTCCAATGGGTGTGAATAATCATGAGATATCAAGCACTTTCAAGATTGCTTCGCCATTGACTGTGGATGAGGATATGCTGGAAAAAGTATTAGGG CCTCCAAGGTTTGATGACAAAGAAGCTGCAGAACGGGTTGCAACACCTGGTGTATCTGTTGGGCTTGTTTGGACTTCTGTTGGTGGAGAGGTCCAATTTGTGGAGGCTACAGCAATGGGGGGAAAGGGTGAATTACATCTCACTGGTCAACTTGGAGATGTTATAAAAGAATCAGCACAAATAGCTTTGACATGg GTAAGAGCCAGGGCAAGAGATCTTCTGTTGGCAACAGCTGACGAAACCAATCTTTTGGAGGGTCGGGATGTTCATATACATTTTCCTGCTGGGGCTGTACCTAAGGATGGACCCTCAGCAGGTGTGACTCTGGTAACTGCACTGGTTTCGTTGTTCAGTCAGAAAAGAGTAAGAGCAGATACAGCTATGACTGGAGAAATGACATTGAGAGGTCTCGTACTACCTGTTGGTGGTATCAAGGATAAG